CGAGGCCAGGGACGCGGGCGGGGTCTTCTACCCGCTGGCCGAACGGCTGCCGGACCTCGCCGCCGAGGACCCGGTCGCACTGGCCGAACGGGTGTGGACCGACCTCGTCCGGCACTGCCCCGATGTGCAGGACGACGTCACGATGCTGGTGCTCGCGCCGCGTCCGCAGGAGGAGCCCTGACAACGGCGGCCGGCGGCGGCCCGCGAGGTGCGCGGGCCGCCGCCGGCGGGGTCGTGCGACCGGTACGTCAGTCCTTGATCGTGCACTCGTTGCCGAACGCCGGGTTGAGCAGCCCGATCACGTTGATCGAGTTGCCGCAGACATTGGCGTTGACCTCGACCGGGATCTGGACGACGTTGCCGGAGAGGAAGCCGGGGCTGTCGGTGGCGACACCGATGGTGCCGTCGTCCGCGCTCGCCGTACCGGCGAAGGCCAGCAGGGCGGCGCAGGCCAGACCCGCCGCGGCAGTCACACGTGTGCGCATGGGTAAAGCTCCTGTCAGTCGCAGGGACACGTGTCTCCACCGTCACCCGGAGTGAGCCGACGCGACATCGGTGAGCGTCCGAACGGGGTGCGCGCGGTCCGGCGGGCCCGCCGTCGCGCTCTCCGGATGCACGCCGCGCTCCCGCGGGGAATGGTGATAGCGGACCCGTTTTTCAGCACCGGGGCCGCACCAGCGATCCGGACCCTAGGAGCAGAGAACATGTCGACGTCAGAGCCCGCCGCATCCCGGCCGTCCGAGGACCGCGCCACCCCGGACCACCTGCTCCACACCCACACCGGCACCGACGTGTCGCCGGAGGACCTCGTCCTCGCCTCGGGCAAGGACCTCACCCCGCACAACCTCGAGTGGGCCAAGCGCAAGCTGGCGGCGGAGGGACCCACCGCCCTGGAGAAGCTGCTGCCCTAGCCGCCCCCCGGCACACGAAGGCCACCGGCCCGGCGCCGTCGCGTCCGGGTCCGGTGGCCTTCTGCGTGCGGCCTTCTGTGCGCGGTCTTCTGCGTGCGGCCTTCCGCGCGCGGCCTTCCGTGGGCGCGGCGGGCGGGTCACACCCCGGCGTCGTCCTCGGGCAGGTCCGTCTCGTCCTCCACCACGTGCACGGCGGCTTCCTCCGCACCCGCCGCTCCGCCGTCGATGCCGACGTCGGACGCGACGGACTCCTTCGTGGTGTCCGGGTGGGCGCCCTCGTCCGGGGCGACCAGGCGGCCGGCACGGGCGGTGCCCGCCTCGGGGTCCACCGGTTCGCCGTCGCTGTCCGGGGTGTCCCCCACGCCGTCCCCGGCCGGCTCCGCGGACACGTCGGGGACCTCCTGGGCCAGCCGTTCGTCGAGGGTCTCGCCCTCGTGCTGCTCCGCGGCGGTGGTGCCGCGCTTGGTGACGCCCAGGGGCTTCTCGGGCGGGGAGTAGCCCTCGTCGAGGGTGTCGTCGTACGTCCGCTCGTCGACGGCGTCCTGCAGGTCCAGCGGCGCGGCGTCCTCCTGCTCCTCGTTGGTCCCGGTGGGCTGGTACGCGTCGTCCGCCATCGGTTCGGGGCGCATCGGTTCCGTGCCCATCACTCCTGCCTCCCTGTCGCGCTGCGACGACTCGTTCGTCCGTGCTGTCCGTTCCGCGTTTCCCGTTACGCGGTCTCTAACCTCGGCGGATGATCCCCGGGCCGGGACGGCGCACCGAACGTCCCGCGGGCCGACGGGAGTCGAAACCCTGGGCGGGGCCGCACGTTACCCACCAGTCAATCTTGAAAGATCAATGAGCGGGACTATCATCACTCGCACACACGGTGTGACCGACTGCCGACGCGGCGGCAGCACGGTATCCACCACCCCGTTTTCATCGCTCCTGGGCCCGAGGCCACCCTTCTCCGTCCGGCGGCGAGTTCCACCCCCCACCCCCCAACGCTTCCGGGACGGCCTGCCCGCCTCCGGTCGTGCACAAGTGAAAGCGGCGCATCCATGAGCTACAGCAGGGGCAGAGGGCTGCAGGCCAATGTCCTCAGCACGTTCGACACCGTGGTGATGGCGGTCGCCGGCAGCGCACCGGCGTATTCGCTGGCCGCGACCACCGCCGTCCTCGTGGGCGCGGTGGGGCTGGCCAGTCCGGCCGCCCTGCTGTACTGCGCGATACCCATGCTGGGCATCGCCCTGGCGTTCAGCTACCTGGGCCGGATCGACGTCAACGCGGGCGCCAGCTACTCGTGGGTGGGGCGCACGCTCCACCCGTTCCTGGGCTTCATCAGCGGCTGGGCGCTGGTGATCTCGGCGACGATCTTCATGGTGGCCGGTTCGCTGCCCGCGGGGTCGATGACGCTCGCGCTCTTCGACGACGGCCTCGCGGACAACACCGCGCTGTCCACGGTGGTCGGCGCGGCCTGGTTCGTCATCATGCTGTGCGTGGTGCTGGGCGGCGCCCGGCTCACGGTGCGGGCGCAGCTGATCATGTCCGGCGTCGAGCTGGTCATCCTGGCGCTGTTCGCGGTGCTCGCCTTCTTCCACACGGACGACGCCCGCGCCTTCGACTGGTCCTGGCTCGGCTTCTCCCACTTCGACGGCATGGCCGGCTTCGCCTCGGGTGCGCTCATCGCCGCGTTCTACTACTGGGGCTGGGACGTCACCAGCAACCTCAGCGAGGAGACCCGCAACAGCCGCCGTACGACAGGACTCGCGGGGCTGATCGGCGTGGGCATCGTCTTCCTGCTGTTCGAGGTGTTCACCATCGCGGTGAACGTGATCCTGTCCTCGAAGCAGATCGAGGAGAACGACGCGAACGTGCTGGCGGTGCTCGGCGAGGAGGTCTGGCCCGGCTGGGGCGGCAAGCTGCTGATCGTGGCCGTGATGCTGTCCACCATCGCCACGCTGGAGACGACACTGATCCAGGTCACGCGCTCGCTGTTCGCGATGGGCCGGGACCGTACGATGCCGTCGGCGCTGGGCCGGGTGCACCGCCGGTGGAACACGCCCTGGGTGGCGATCGTCGTGGTCGGGTCGGTGGCGCTGGTGATGTTCATCGCCTCCAACGCCCTGGGCTCGGTGGGCGACATCCTCTCCGACGCCATCTCGGCGATCGGCCTGCAGATCGCGGTCTACTACGGTCTCGCGGGGCTCGCGGTGGTCGTCGCGTACCGGAAGATGCTGCTGAAGTCCCCGGCCCACTTCCTCTTCGGCGGCCTGTGGCCGCTGTGCGGCGCCCTGTTCATGTTCTGGGTGTTCGTGGAGTCGCTGGGCGAGCTGAGCAGCGCCGCGGTCACGATCGGCATCGGCGGGCTCGCGGTCGGGCTGATCCCGATGCTCTGGTACTGGCGGCAGGGCAGCGACTACTACCGGCCCGCGAAACTGGACGCCTCGCGCACGGTCGAGACGGACTACGTGCCCGGTGAACAGGACGGCCACGCGCGCGTCCACGAGGGTCTCTCCACCGACTTCTGAGGAGGACCCCGATGGCTCGAGGCAGTCTCCGACGTGGTTTCACCCCCGACTTCGACCCCGACTGCGGGGACACCGACCTCACCTCCGCCCGCCAGGACGTCGTGATCGGCCGCTGGCAGGGGCTGCGGGACCTGCTGGGCGCCACCGGCCGCGACTGGGCCGCCCGTGGGCACCGGATACGGCAGCTCGCGCAGGTGTGCGCGGGCAGTTCGACGGTGGAGTCCTGGCTCTCCGCGGACGCCCACAGCGCCGACGCGCTGGTGCTGCGGGCGGCGACGGAGACGGCCCGCACCTTCAACGTGGCCATCGCGGCGGGCCGGGGCGTGCCGATCGATCAGCACCGCGTGGACGCCGCGGTGCTGGCCTGCCTGACGGCGGCGGAAGCGTACCCGGAGGATCCGACGCCCTGGGTGTCGCTGATCTCGGTGGCGCGGCTGTACCCCTCGGGGGTCCGGCGGCAGGAACTGGGGCGCTGGTGGGACGAGTTGCACGGGCGCGACCGGTACAGCATCGAGGGGCACCTCCAGGTGCTGCACTACTACTCGGCGCGCTGGCACGGCACGCACGGCCTGATGTACGACTTCGCCCGGGACGCGGCGGGGGTGGCACCGCCCGGCTGTCCGCTGCCGGTGCTGGTCCAGTACGCCCGGGTCGAGGAGTACCGCTTCGCCCTGGACGCGGCTCAGGGCAGGCGCTCCGCCGTGGGCCTCTCGCAGCACTGGACCCACGACGGCGCCGTGCGCGACCTGCGGCGGACCTGGCAGCGCTGGGTCATGGGCCGGACGGAGACCTGGATCGCGCCCGCCGAGCTCCGCGACTTCAACTACCTGGCGCACGCGGCCTGCTGGGCGGGTGCCCGGGACATCGCGGGCATCCTGCTGGGCATGCTGGGGCCCCGCGCGACCCGCACGCCCTGGTCGTACACGGGCGACCCGGAGAAGCAGATCACCAAGTGGCGCAAGGAGCTGCGGCCGGGGACCTGAGCACCCGGCTGTAGTCTCCCCGCGGGGAGGGCGACATGGCTGATGACGACTGGTACGAGGACGGTGACGTGGTCCGTGAGGCCGCACGCGCGCGCCGGGCCGCCTGGGCCGGGATGTCCGTGGTGACGTGTCTGTTCGGTGCGGTCGTGCTCGTGGTGGCCGCCGTCGGCCTCGCGGTGATCCTCGCGCTCGCCTATGCCATGGCCGTCATGGACTGACGCCGCGCCCCGGCCCGGCCAGGTCCCCCGACCACTTCTCCGCGATGCGTCCGGCCCGCCACACGACCGTCGTCCGGGAGGCGGGGCCGGGTGCTGAGCAGCGCGCCGCGCTGCGTCAGGGGCCTGGCGCGACACGGACGTCCAGGTCCGAGATCCGGTGGACGGGCCAGGTGCGGGCATAGCGGGGCGGGGTGCCGCCGGCCGGTGCCAGGTGCGCGACCGGGAGGCGGTCCGCGGTGCGCAGCACGCCGGCCACGGTGATGTTCTCGTTGTTTCCGGACGTCGCCCCCGAGTTGCAGCCGGTGTAGTAACCGATCGGGATGGCCTCGTGGCCGGTGAGCAGGCAGGGCGGGCGGACGCCGAGCCGGTGCAGGGCGTCGGCGGTGCGGTCCCAGTCGCGGCGGCTCTCGGTGTTGCGCGTCACGGCGCCGTCCAGGACGGCGAGCTGCGCCGCGAGATGCCCGGCCAGGACGAGCGCGACCAGGGGGGCGGCCACCCGGCGCCATGATCCGCCCGGGCCCCTGACCAGGTGCCACAGGGCGTCGGCGACCGGGATCGCGAGCAGCGCGTAGGCCGGCTGGAGGAAGCGCGGGGCCGCGTAGCCGATCATGAAGAGGTACGGCAGCGCGGCCGTGGTGGCGCAGGCCAGCGGGACCAGGGTCCGTTCCAGACGGCGGGCCCGGGCCGCGACGACCAGCGCGAGGCCGGCCAGGACGGGCAGGGTGAACCACCAGAAGGTGACCAGCGGGGTGGGCATCGACCCGGTGCACGGCCGGCACAGGGCCCGTCCGCCCAGGCTGCGCAGCTGGTCGTCGACGGCGATCTGCCAGCCCAGTCCGCCCTGGATCCGGGAGGCCTCGGCCAGGCGCGCCCCCAGGCCGCCGTGGCTCAGGTACGCCTCGATCACCCAGGGCACGGCGCCCGCCGCGAGGCCCGCGGCGAGCCCGAGCAGGAGGCGCCAGTGGCGGCGCGCCAGGGCGAGGACGAGCAGCGGCACAGCCACGTAGACCGCGTCGGTGGGACGCATCCAGGCCATGAGCGCGCAGCCCGCCGCGAGGCCCCACAGAGCCCTTGAGGAGGAACGTTTCGCCCGGGTGCGCAGGAAGCAGCCGACGCTGATCAGGGCACCGATCGCGACCCAGTAGTTGGGCATGGCCTGCGGACCGTAGAAGAGGGTCACCCACAGGGAGGCGAAGAGGGCCCCGCCGGCCACCAGGACGCGGGTCGGGAACAGGCCGCGCCAGGAGCGCAGGGCCAGGTAGAGGGCGAGTCCGGACAGCAGCGCGAGGTAGACGCGCAGCAGGGGGACGGACGGCGACCAGGACGCGACGGGCGCGACCAGCAGCGAGACACCGCGGGAACGGGGGGCGCTGAAGAACGCCGCGGGGTGGTGCGAGGTGACCTGGCTGATGTAGACGATCTCGTCCCAGCCGAGGCCCAGGACGGGCCGGACCAGGGCGAGCTGCGCGATCGTGAAGACGGCGGCCAGGGCGGCGAGCGGGCGGTTGCCACGTGTCCACCGGGTGGTGCGCTGCCCGGCCGTCTGCACGCGTCTTCGCCGTCGTACCAGCATGGCGTTCGCGCCATCGGCCATGTTCCGCCCCTTACCCGTTGATCGAAAACACGATCAAGCTAACCCGCGGGGCGTGGGCGTGCAGGACGGAACTCGGCCAAGTGCCTGACCCGCACGTGGGTCAGCGGGCGCGAGGAGTGTGAGGCGCCCCGGCGTTCGCGCCCGCCCCGGGTGGCAGACTCTCTGTCTGTGCCGCTCACCTTCGACGACCTCGTCCACCGTGCCCGGGCGCTCCCCCGGGGCGGCGGGCGCGCGATCCTCGGCATCGCGGGCAGCCCCGGCGCGGGCAAGTCGACGCTCGCCGAGCACCTGGTACGGGAGTTGAACGGCACCGGCGCCCCCTGGGTGGCGCACGTCCCCATGGACGGCTTCCACCTCGCCGACGCCGAACTGGAGCGGCTCGGCCGCCGGGACCGCAAGGGCGCGCCCGACACGTTCGACGCGGCCGGGTACGCGGCCCTGCTACGGCGGCTGCGCGACGATCCCGGCGACGACATCGTGTACGCGCCCGGCTTCGAACGCGTCCTGGAGCAGCCGCTCGCGGGCGCGATCCCGGTGCTCCCGACGGCCCGTCTGGTCATCACCGAGGGCAACTACCTGCTCCTGACCACCGGCGCCTGGCCCCGCGTCCGCCCCCTCCTCGACGAGGTGTGGTTCTGCGAGGTGCCCGAAGCCGAGCGGGTCCGCCGCCTGGTCGCCCGCCACGAGCGGTTCGGCAAGACGCACGCGGAGGCGGTGGCCTGGGTGTCACGCTCGGACGAGCGCAACGCCGCACTGATCGCGACGACGCGGGAGCGTGCGGACCTGGTCGTACCGGAGCCGGCACTGCCCCGCGCGCGGGCGTGAACCCCCTCAGGCGTCCATGGCCGGCCGGCGGGCGCGGAGGCGGACGGTCAGTGTGTGCGGGCCGAGTCCACCGATGTAGACGCGGTTCCCGGTCGTCGCGTCCGTGCCGCCCACCACGCTGTAGTCCTGCCCCGGGTCGTACCGCAGCACGTCGCCCCGGTCCGGCCCGGCCGGCGGTTCGCCCGCTTCGATGTCTGTCTCGACCCGGATCTCGTCGTCACCGACCCGGTAGGTCATCGGCCCGGCCGTCAGGCACCAGCGCCCGTCACCGAGCGGGATGGCGCCCTGCGGCACGCCACCGGGCCGGAAGGTCAGTTCGAGGGCCCACGGCACCCGTGGTCCGCTGATGTCGATCCGCAGGTCGGCGCCGTCCTCCCTCAGGTCCACCTCGACGCGGGTCGTGTGGGAGACCTCGTCGCGAGGCCGGTCCGGGAAGGCCATCGCGGCCGAGAAGCGTCCCTCGTCCGCCATGCGGTAGGCGCCGTCCTCCCGGCGCCGCTCGGGCGGCATCGGCTGGTAGTAGGCGGCCGTGAGGGTCTCGGTGAGCCGGTACCGGTTGTCGGCGGGCTGTTCCACGTCGGCGGCGCGGAACGGGCCCAGGTCGAAGAATCCCCGGGAGAGGCGGACCGCGTCGAGGACCGCGGCGCCGGCGAACAGGCGCAGGAAGGTGGGGTTGCAGGCGAGGCCGGAGCGGATCCGCCGGTGCTCGGGCACGTCGGAGCCGCCGTACACCACCGTGTGCGCGCTGGCCGACGCGCGTGCGGCGAGGCGCGCCGTGGTGATGTACCGGTGACGCGGAAGCGGCTCCGCGGCAGGTTCCGGCAGGACGCGGCACAGGTCGGGGGTGAGCAGCGTCTCGGCGAGCAGGCCGGGGTCGTCGATGCCGCCGGAGG
The Streptomyces tuirus genome window above contains:
- a CDS encoding chaplin; translation: MRTRVTAAAGLACAALLAFAGTASADDGTIGVATDSPGFLSGNVVQIPVEVNANVCGNSINVIGLLNPAFGNECTIKD
- a CDS encoding nucleoside/nucleotide kinase family protein → MPLTFDDLVHRARALPRGGGRAILGIAGSPGAGKSTLAEHLVRELNGTGAPWVAHVPMDGFHLADAELERLGRRDRKGAPDTFDAAGYAALLRRLRDDPGDDIVYAPGFERVLEQPLAGAIPVLPTARLVITEGNYLLLTTGAWPRVRPLLDEVWFCEVPEAERVRRLVARHERFGKTHAEAVAWVSRSDERNAALIATTRERADLVVPEPALPRARA
- a CDS encoding DUF5709 domain-containing protein; protein product: MRPEPMADDAYQPTGTNEEQEDAAPLDLQDAVDERTYDDTLDEGYSPPEKPLGVTKRGTTAAEQHEGETLDERLAQEVPDVSAEPAGDGVGDTPDSDGEPVDPEAGTARAGRLVAPDEGAHPDTTKESVASDVGIDGGAAGAEEAAVHVVEDETDLPEDDAGV
- a CDS encoding APC family permease, producing the protein MSYSRGRGLQANVLSTFDTVVMAVAGSAPAYSLAATTAVLVGAVGLASPAALLYCAIPMLGIALAFSYLGRIDVNAGASYSWVGRTLHPFLGFISGWALVISATIFMVAGSLPAGSMTLALFDDGLADNTALSTVVGAAWFVIMLCVVLGGARLTVRAQLIMSGVELVILALFAVLAFFHTDDARAFDWSWLGFSHFDGMAGFASGALIAAFYYWGWDVTSNLSEETRNSRRTTGLAGLIGVGIVFLLFEVFTIAVNVILSSKQIEENDANVLAVLGEEVWPGWGGKLLIVAVMLSTIATLETTLIQVTRSLFAMGRDRTMPSALGRVHRRWNTPWVAIVVVGSVALVMFIASNALGSVGDILSDAISAIGLQIAVYYGLAGLAVVVAYRKMLLKSPAHFLFGGLWPLCGALFMFWVFVESLGELSSAAVTIGIGGLAVGLIPMLWYWRQGSDYYRPAKLDASRTVETDYVPGEQDGHARVHEGLSTDF